In Calidithermus timidus DSM 17022, the following are encoded in one genomic region:
- a CDS encoding alanyl-tRNA editing protein — protein sequence MRLYWEHPYESEFSARVLRAWSEGKKHFAVLEQTLFYPTAGGQACDTGVLGGVRVLEVLEEGKAKGDIVHVLEAPLPEGSEVRGQLDWSRRYRHMQRHTAEHILCQAFLRAGGWEVQAVNMSNPICTLDFAAEPEAAVVQQAEALANWAVYANIPTRSFFIEEHELGQYPLRRAPKVSGQIRIVEIEGWDMVACGGTHLWRTGEAGPIKVLKFERHKGGTRVYFSAGWEALELFSQEHAVLSRLGERFSTQGLEVERPIANLREEFYRLKGENAALRDELAERYMRDLLAEHPGHKIAALVPAVILEAVGKRLAEWPGTLALLVAPGEDKARFVLVKHPLHPLHLPTFFKETLQALGARGGGTDVVMGVLPPTAVHDALDAFRRAVAEGKG from the coding sequence GTGCGCCTTTACTGGGAACACCCCTACGAGAGTGAGTTCAGCGCCCGCGTGCTACGGGCCTGGAGCGAGGGCAAGAAACATTTCGCCGTGCTGGAGCAGACCCTATTCTACCCCACCGCCGGAGGGCAAGCCTGCGATACCGGCGTACTGGGCGGGGTGAGGGTGCTGGAGGTGCTCGAGGAGGGCAAAGCCAAGGGGGACATCGTCCACGTGCTCGAGGCACCCCTGCCCGAGGGCAGCGAGGTGAGGGGCCAGCTCGACTGGTCGCGCCGCTACCGCCACATGCAGCGCCACACCGCCGAGCACATCCTCTGCCAGGCCTTCCTGCGGGCGGGGGGCTGGGAGGTTCAGGCCGTCAACATGAGCAACCCCATCTGCACCCTCGACTTCGCCGCCGAGCCCGAGGCAGCCGTGGTGCAGCAGGCCGAGGCCCTGGCCAACTGGGCGGTCTACGCCAACATCCCCACCCGCAGCTTCTTCATCGAAGAGCACGAGCTGGGGCAGTACCCCCTGCGCCGTGCCCCCAAGGTCTCGGGGCAAATCCGCATCGTCGAGATCGAGGGCTGGGACATGGTGGCTTGCGGCGGAACCCACCTCTGGCGCACGGGCGAGGCCGGACCCATCAAGGTGCTCAAGTTCGAGCGCCACAAGGGCGGCACGCGGGTCTACTTCAGCGCGGGGTGGGAGGCGCTGGAGCTGTTCTCCCAGGAGCACGCCGTGCTCTCGCGGCTGGGCGAACGCTTCAGCACCCAGGGCCTCGAGGTGGAAAGGCCTATCGCCAACCTGCGCGAGGAGTTCTACAGGCTCAAGGGCGAGAACGCCGCCCTGCGCGACGAGCTGGCCGAGCGCTACATGCGCGACCTGCTGGCCGAGCACCCCGGCCACAAGATCGCCGCGCTGGTCCCGGCGGTGATCCTCGAGGCCGTGGGCAAACGCCTGGCCGAGTGGCCGGGCACCCTGGCCCTGCTGGTGGCTCCTGGCGAGGACAAAGCCCGCTTCGTGCTGGTCAAGCACCCCCTGCACCCCCTGCACCTGCCCACCTTCTTCAAGGAAACCCTGCAAGCCCTGGGCGCGCGGGGCGGCGGCACCGACGTCGTGATGGGAGTCCTGCCCCCCACAGCCGTGCACGACGCGCTGGACGCCTTCCGCCGGGCAGTGGCGGAGGGGAAGGGATAG
- a CDS encoding SIS domain-containing protein, whose amino-acid sequence MSRANESKMYREALQAPTAVERLLRENRGEVESLAGYLRRNPPPFALTVARGSSDHAALYGKYLVESLLGVVVSSATPSVTTVYGASLSLNKALLIALSQSGQSPDLLEVTRQARRGGALTVAFVNQEASPLAQVAEVVFPLWAGEEEAVAATKSYLATLAALAQLVAYWADDRGLKDALAMLPEAMHQASEADWSAGLEPLAECDNALVVGRGYAFAVAHELALKLKETGALHAEAMSGAELLHGPVALVEPGFPLLALVPRDRPMPGMVALLENLRTKGAHLLVASSEGEALELAHTPLPLPTRLHPVLDSILIAQAFYPFAAHLSFARGFNPDAPRNLSKVTRTH is encoded by the coding sequence ATGTCCAGGGCCAACGAATCCAAGATGTACCGCGAGGCACTCCAAGCACCCACCGCAGTTGAACGCCTACTGCGCGAGAACCGCGGCGAGGTCGAGTCGCTGGCGGGCTACCTTCGCCGCAACCCCCCGCCCTTCGCCCTCACCGTCGCCCGCGGCAGTTCCGATCACGCCGCGCTCTACGGTAAGTACCTCGTCGAGAGCCTGCTGGGCGTGGTGGTCTCGAGCGCCACCCCCTCGGTCACCACGGTCTACGGGGCCAGCCTCTCCCTCAACAAAGCCCTGCTGATCGCGCTGTCACAGTCGGGCCAGAGCCCGGATCTGCTCGAGGTCACCCGCCAGGCCCGCCGCGGCGGAGCCCTCACCGTGGCCTTCGTCAACCAGGAGGCCTCCCCGCTGGCCCAGGTGGCGGAGGTGGTGTTTCCGCTGTGGGCCGGCGAGGAGGAAGCGGTGGCCGCGACCAAGAGCTACCTGGCGACCCTGGCCGCCCTGGCCCAACTGGTGGCCTACTGGGCCGACGACAGGGGCCTCAAGGACGCCCTGGCCATGCTCCCCGAGGCCATGCACCAAGCTTCCGAGGCCGACTGGAGCGCGGGGCTCGAGCCCTTGGCCGAGTGCGACAACGCCCTGGTGGTGGGACGGGGCTACGCCTTCGCCGTCGCCCACGAGCTCGCCCTCAAGCTCAAGGAGACCGGCGCCCTGCACGCCGAGGCCATGTCCGGCGCCGAGCTACTGCACGGTCCGGTGGCCCTGGTGGAGCCCGGCTTCCCGCTGCTGGCGCTGGTGCCCCGCGACCGGCCCATGCCCGGCATGGTCGCCCTGCTGGAAAACCTGCGCACCAAGGGCGCCCACCTGCTGGTAGCCTCCTCCGAGGGCGAAGCCCTCGAGCTCGCCCACACCCCCCTCCCCCTGCCCACCCGTCTGCACCCCGTGCTGGACAGCATCCTGATAGCCCAGGCCTTTTACCCCTTCGCAGCCCACCTCTCCTTCGCCCGCGGCTTCAACCCCGACGCCCCGCGCAACCTCTCCAAGGTGACGCGCACACATTGA
- the nagA gene encoding N-acetylglucosamine-6-phosphate deacetylase: MNELRGIVVTPEGERPGLLRFGERIEALEALPEAPRRYLLPGCIDLHVHGGGGADCMDGEEAIRQMARFHARNGTTALLATTVTAPPADLEAALVGIRAVVERPEPGEARVLGVHLEGPFINANKLGAQPPYAIPPDLELMRRWLGLAPIKVVTLAPELPGALGLIRFLSEQGVRVQIGHTLARYDQALQALEAGVASFTHCFNAMTPLHHREPGVAGLALERARWAEFIADGLHVHPATVRAAWKAIPEPYVVTDAVAAAGMPEGPYHMGRHRVIKRGDGVYLEDGSALAGSALTTGQAIRNLVDWGYSLCEVVRATSATPAAYLGLAERGHLRVGAYADILVLNANLEVEEVYVQGQRIQDVPRGTPSTHRS, from the coding sequence ATGAACGAGTTGCGAGGCATTGTGGTCACCCCCGAAGGTGAGCGGCCCGGTCTGCTGCGCTTTGGGGAACGCATCGAGGCTCTCGAGGCCCTGCCGGAGGCCCCCCGGCGTTACCTGCTGCCCGGCTGCATCGACCTGCACGTGCATGGCGGGGGTGGGGCTGACTGCATGGACGGGGAGGAGGCCATCCGCCAGATGGCCCGTTTCCACGCGCGAAACGGTACCACCGCGCTGCTGGCCACCACCGTGACCGCCCCCCCCGCCGACCTCGAGGCGGCGCTGGTGGGGATTAGGGCGGTGGTCGAGCGGCCCGAGCCGGGTGAGGCCCGGGTGCTGGGGGTGCACCTCGAGGGCCCCTTCATCAACGCCAACAAGCTCGGAGCCCAGCCGCCTTATGCCATCCCCCCCGACCTGGAGCTGATGCGCCGCTGGCTGGGCCTGGCGCCCATCAAGGTGGTCACGCTGGCCCCCGAGTTGCCGGGTGCCCTGGGGCTCATCCGCTTCCTGAGCGAGCAGGGCGTGCGCGTGCAGATCGGGCACACCCTGGCCCGTTACGACCAGGCTCTCCAGGCGCTGGAGGCGGGCGTGGCCTCCTTCACCCACTGCTTCAACGCCATGACCCCCCTGCACCACCGCGAGCCCGGCGTGGCGGGGCTGGCGCTGGAGCGGGCCCGCTGGGCCGAGTTCATCGCCGACGGGTTGCACGTACACCCCGCCACGGTGCGGGCGGCCTGGAAGGCCATCCCCGAGCCCTACGTCGTCACCGATGCGGTGGCCGCTGCCGGGATGCCCGAGGGGCCTTACCACATGGGGCGGCACCGGGTGATCAAGCGCGGCGACGGGGTCTACCTCGAAGACGGCAGCGCCCTGGCCGGGAGCGCGCTCACCACCGGCCAGGCCATCCGCAATCTGGTGGACTGGGGCTACAGCCTCTGCGAGGTGGTGCGGGCCACCTCCGCCACCCCTGCCGCCTACTTGGGCCTTGCCGAGCGGGGTCACCTGCGGGTGGGGGCCTATGCCGATATCCTTGTACTCAACGCCAATTTGGAGGTCGAAGAAGTCTATGTCCAGGGCCAACGAATCCAAGATGTACCGCGAGGCACTCCAAGCACCCACCGCAGTTGA